CGCCATTCCTTTAGCAAGGTGCCGCGCGGCCACATCGCGCACAAACTATGCCCATTAAGCTGTAAAGGTCAGCCCTGTTCGTCCGATCGGGGATGACTAATTCGGTGCCCACCTGTGGATGGTTGTCGAATTCCATAGCGAAAAGCGTTGAGCATGACCATCAGCGACAAAATTAAGCATGTTGTTCTTCTGATGCTTGAGAACCGGTCGTTCGACCACCTTTGCGGATACCTGCGCATGGTGGACTCTCGCATCGAAGGGTTACTCGGCACGGAATATAATGAGCTCGATCCTAGCGGCGGCGATTCCGTGAAGGTAGTCGTATCGGACGACGCGCCCTACGTGCCGGACCTTTTGCCTAGTCCCGGCCACGAGGTCCCCGATGTCCATACCCAACTCTATGCCGGCGGCGACGGCTCTACGATCGCCAATCGCGGCTTTATCAAGAACTACTTCGAGCAGGGCGTACCCTCGGCCAACGCCGGCCGCGTGATGAAATGCTTTTCGCCGGAGCGGTTGCCCGTCATCACAGCACTTGCGCGCGAGTTCGCCCTGTGTGACCGATGGCATTCGTCCCTCCCTGGTCCTACTTGGCCCAATCGCCTCTTCGTACACTGTGCGACCTCGGGCGGTTTTGCTGACAACACGGCGCGCCAGTACAGTATGACCTCGATCTTCGAACGTCTGAGCGATCAACAGCTGGACTCTTGGCGCATTTACTTTCATGACACGCCACAGACGTTCATGCTTGAGCGTTTGCGCAACGCGCGATATTTGCGGTTCTTCGAACACTTCGATGCGTTCATACGGGATTGCCGAGATGGAACGCTCCCGCGCTATTCCTTCATCGAACCACGCTACTTCAGTATTCTCGGCGCAGCGGCGAACGACGAGCACCCGGATCATGGGGTTCTCCCGGGCGAGCAACTCATCGCAACGGTCTATAATGCTTTACGGGCATCCGAGAAGTGGAACCAGACGCTGCTCGTTGTTACGTGGGATGAACACGGAGGGTTTTACGATCATGTCGCGCCACCTGCTACTGTCAACCCCGACGGCAAGGTCTCGCCAGATTGCAATTTCGAGTTGCTGGGATTGCGCGTCCCCACGATGCGCATTTCTCCTTGGATTTCGCGAGGAACCGTGGACCACAACGTTTACGATCATTCGTCCGTTCCTGCAACCTTGAAGCTAATCTTCGGCACTTCCTCATTCTTGACCAAACGCGACGAGTTGGCGAATACCTTCGAAGGCAATTGCTTGCTACCGACATGGCGAACCGACACCATAGAGCGTGTCGCGCCCGCGTCGCCGCCGTTAGCTAATGCATTCCATGCTAGCGTCCAAGGCGTAATGAGCGCGATCCGGCCGCCAACGGATCTACAACGCAGTCTGGTCAATCTAGCGAATCGAATAGCGCCCGATCAGGCACGAAGTCAGTATTCTTTGCCCACGGAGCTGCAAGCTGCGAATCACGTGCATGAAGTTACGTTACGCGTCTTGTCACCTTATGCCCGCTAGAGTGAGCGATGGTCTCGCGCAATGAACGTTTGTGACGGCCAACCGGTGTTCTCGAGCGGTACCGCAACAGGTAAGACGCTACGGTCTTCGCTAATTGTGACGCTCACCCGCGGGCCATCTTGGCATGGCCGCAGCCCCGTCCAGGCGCTCATGGTCAGCCGGTCTCGCTTTTGGGAATTCATCGTTACTATGCTAGCGAACTGATGACCCGCCGAGTTAGCCGGCAGTAGACTGATTCTCGCACCTAATGACCATTTGCAAATATTCAATCCCGCGAGGCGGCAGTCTCCTACACGGGTTCGACGTTTCCATATTCGTCAACCGGATCGATTGGCCGACCGTCGCAGCTTCGACTGACGCGCGGTTCGCGTTCCTTGAGTGTGCGAGAGGTACGGAAGTCGGCCCTCAGTTTTCGTCGATCTGGGACACTAGAATTGCGAGCATCAAGTGTGGACCCTACCAGCGTTTATTCAGCACCATCTCGGGCAAAGAGCAAGCTCAAGTTTTCAGTGACGCCATGAGGGCGGCAGGGCTACTTAAAACGGATCTTCCGCCCGTGCTCGACCTCGAAGCCGATCCCGACGGTACGAGGGCGACGCCCGGCCAGTACCTGATTTTGATGAACGAGTGGATCGCAACGATTCGCGACCAGCTGGGCCGCCAGCCAGTGATCTATACGAACCCTTCGTTTTGGAAATATCTTGGCAACCCGTCTCAATTTGAAAGGTTCCCGTTGTGGATCGCGCATTACAACGTCGAGACTCCCGACATTCCGCAACCATGGACGACCTATGCATTTTGGCAGTACCAACAAAGCGCTCAGATCTCCGGTATCGACAAGCCGGTCGATCTTGATGTGTTCTACGGAGAAGAAACCGATTTCCAACAACTCACCCAATCATCTGTTATCTAACCAGCTTAGACTTCTACAGTGGGGACGGCATGTTCGGCGCAGAAAACCAACCAGCGATGCTCGTTGGACGCGTTGACATCGTCGATCTCCAAATGGGAGGCCTACGGCCACGCGAACCCCTCACCACATTTCGCCTTAGTTGTTCCTAAGCGACCATGGCTAAGGCCGACCTGTAGGCGCATCTCAGCCAGCTGTGAGAAATCTGAGGCTTCTCGCAGATTTTCTCACCGAATAAGCATCGATTAGCCTCTATAAGCAATGCTTACAAGTACTAATCGCGTGTAAGTGCGGCTTGCGAGAACTTGTGGAGGCTAGCTGCAAACATTTCAAGACCGCCGCATTCAGCCGCTCAGCCACCTCTCCAAATGCTAGTCGGCATCGTCTAAAGCCGCTAGTTGCGCTAATCGATCCTTATCGGACCTAATCGGTTCCTACCTTTGGTGAGAAACCCTGTTGAGGAAAGCGCGGCGGCGGCGAAAAATTGGATTAGGTAGAGCGGCCACCGTCGACAAGTTAGATCGACTTTTCTTTTAACTAGCGCGTCACCTCGCTGGGTCGCGCATTGAAGCTGGTCAACTGCGCTGGCCCGTTCAGTCTTACCAATACGGTCTCTAGCTATGACGTGGAATAAACGATCGGCCACTTTTGCGCACCGGTAGAACAGAACTATCGCGATTCGGTTGGAGCCTGTTCTTCAATATTTCAAGGGCGTTGTGATCCGTTGTTATTATATTTAGGCCACATCCATCCGACGCGTACCCGATGCGTCAGATTGTTCAAAGATCTCGCGTAGTGCGTGGGATATGGACATTTTGCAGTTCAACCCAATCGCTGATAAAGCGCTGCGTCCCGAGACTTGCGCTAAGTGAGCCCCAACACTGACGTCCGAAACTGAAAAGCTCTTCGAAACCAATGAAAAGGCGCTGCCTGCGCTCTAAAGCAAAGTCCCCCCGTTACCACAGCGAAACGCGCCAATGTCTCAATCTGAGTATCAGGAAAAGCGGCAGCAAAGCGCTCCAGCGATTTCAGCCCTCCTATCCATGCACATAATTAACAATCTGATTCGAAAACACAAATTGAGGACAGTGCTCGAGCAATGAATTAATGCCCGCATCGAAAGACCCGTAGAGTCTAATTTCGCGGGCACGACTTTTCATCTTGCTGCTACGGCGACAGCTGTCCTTCTTGTGGCCGTGAACCCGGTCGCGCCTCAGTGGAGCTTCCTGATGAGCTTGGCGGCGATCCATATATTGCTGCCATTCCGCGTGAACGAGCGGTCTAGCCTCGCGGTGGTGGCCGTTGTTCCTGTCGTGAGCATGCGGGTCTCCTGCGCCATTGTGATCATGGCCGTAATCAAATATTTCGCTGAGCCTCACCGTTTGGCCGATACTTGAGAACCTGTCTGTTGTCACGCCGAGTTTCTGTATCGGGAACTCGCTTGACTGGTAGACGCGTATCGCCTAGCGGACGATGATGCGATCAATTTTTTGCCCGCCACAACGACTCGTTCACACCGCGGCGGCCTCGGCGCAACGGCCAACCATCCTTGTCGTTCCCTATGCGCTTTCACTTGCGCGACTCTCTCAGGCGAAACTACGGCCGACTCTACCTCACAGTTGGTATTGGCTTAGTTTCCTGGCTCCTCAATCCAAGTTCGCTGACCCACGTTTCGAAGATAAATGTCTGTTGTTAGGCCTCGTGGCAATGACATTTGTCGATTGTTTGGGCAAATTTTAATTTTTCAATGTTGCGCCGCCTGCGTCGCGGCAGTACGATATGCTCCCAACGCGTACTTTCTCGAAGCGATGCTGCGAGCTCCCACACCACTGAGCTGTCGGAGATTCGAGAAATGATACTTTGCGCGATCGCCTATGATCGCGGCGCCGCTCGCGAACCCGCCCTGCTTGTCGCCGAGCCGGGTATGCCACGCGACGGTTCCCGCTTTCGGAAACAACCTTTCGACATTTCCTTTCCCAATGTCCAACAAGCTCCTCAGTAATCAAAGCTTTTGAGAGTACGCGCGAGGCGTACCATTCACTCACATTCTATTTCGGCATTTTCTTAAAGATGCGCGTTTGATTTAGGAGGTAAGCATGTCTGTAACGAGTCTAATCGTAAATGCCAGCGGATCAGGTCCGAACGCTAATCCCGGCGTTGTCTTTGAGGCCAACGAAGCTAGCGGTATCTATCACGAGGACCGCGAAGTAGCTGGAATCTTGTACCGTGCCTACAACGCCACGTACACGGGCACGCAGTGGGAGCTTTACAACGGCGGTTCTGAAGGTTCAAACGCCTGGGCTTTTGCGCAAGACAGCGCGACGGGTTCGCTTCGATTCCTTTCCAATTTTAACGTGCCAGCGAACACCTTTGAGCCAACGTGGACGACCTGGTTCGGTAGTCCCAATAACACAATCTTTAACGTCGCTGACTATGGCATGCTCCCTGCAAATTCAGCAGCTCTAAACACAACAGCCTTTCAAAGTAGTCTCGACGCAGCGCTTGAATATTCCGTAGGCGGCATAGTATTTATACCTGCTGGCCAATATCAAATCAACGGCCCGTTTACGCTACATATGAACGGCTCTCATGACTACGGCCTAATAATCGCCGGTTCCAGCGGCGCGACTGAGCTCGTTGAAAACAATGCCGCCAGTGCTGGAGAAACATTTTCAATAACCGGCTTTCAGAGCGGGCGAGGCATTCATTTTCAGGACCTTCGTTTGAGCGTAGCGCAGCCAAACACAAATACAGTCACGGCAATCTCGGTTGCCAATAGTCAAAATATAACGTGTACCCGAGTTTACTTCGAGAACTACCCTTCGGCCATGGTGGATGACAATCAATCCCTACAGTGCGGCCTGACGACTTGCACCGTGGACTACGTGAGCGGCCCCGCAAATGTGACTGCGATTGTCCTCTCTGGCTCACAGGATTTTGTCATCGACTGCGTATTACTCCAACAGGCGATAAGCAAGGGCGGAGTCAGCGGATGCACTGGGATTAAGATTAAATCAGTAAGCACTTCGTACGTCGAGTCTACTCACATAAATCATTTCTATTACGGCATCGAGGTTGGCGCGGGCGGTGTCGACGCATTTTTCAATGACGTTCGTATAGACGCTTATCATATGGCCGTGTATTTTAATCCGGGCGACGGCGGCACGGTCAACAATTTTTTCTTTGACAATTGTTCGTTCGCACTGGGTGATGACTCCAGCGATCAGACTGCTGGTGTATATGTCGATACCAATGGGGCGATGAATTCGAACGTAGCCAGCATCTTTTTTAGCAATTGTATGGCGTACGGTTGGTTAAATGCGGGGATTCAAATTAATTCCGGCCAAAACATCGTAATCACTGGCGGTCAATACTCCGGCAACGGTTGGAACGCCGATACCGCCGTAGGAGCCGGCATCCTTATAACGGGAGGCAGTGAAATTACGATAACGGGAGCTGACTGCACCGGAACAGCCGAGATCGTTAGCAGTGTTCAACCATATGGGATCGCCAATATCGGCGGCGCTGCGTCGGTTTCGAATTGCAACTTGCACGCTAACGCGACCGGCCCCATTTACGCAAGTTTGCCAGTGCTGTTTAAAGTGACCGATTGCCGAGGGTATAATGATATGGGAACTGTGGTGTCAACAACTGCGCCAGCTAACGCGGTAGCTTTCAACGGCACCTCTAGCCCCTACGGGTATTACGGACCTATAACGTTCTACGTGAGTTCTAGCAGCAGCGCTACGGTGACGGGGGTGTCCATTTCAGGGAGTCCGACTAACCTGAACACCGGCGGGACGTTCACCCTAAGCCCGGGGCTAGCTCCTACGGGGTTTTTCGTGAGTGCCTCAATCACGTACACGCCACATAGTGCGGGTCACGTCCCAAACTTCCTGATGATTGGCCATTAGGCTCATACGCTGCCATAGGTCACTGTCTGCGCTACCGATTTCTCTGGTTGTTTACAGAGGACAACGATGCTAAGCCGAAGAGTTCTCTCAGGACTCGACGCCACGCGCACAAAAAGTAACCTGAGTGCTTTCTGCGAGTTGACGTCGTCGCGACCAAAGGGAGTCCTCGCTCACCTCCACGACCAAACCGACCGAGCGATCGTGACGATTTTGTCCGCGGCTACTAGGAGCGGCCGCGTCTAGGTAGCATTAAGCTAAGGTGAAGGCGGGGTTTCGTCGTCTGGTCAAGATTTCACCTGTTGACGGAACCCTCATCTAGTCTCGATCACTAACCTTGGAGATTTGTCAACATGAGAATCCTTGATTTTGCTTACTATGCACTAGCGCTAGTGCCTATTTCACTGGCTGCTTGTACTGCGCCCCAAATTCCGATGAATATTCCAGGTGCGAACAGCGAACATGTATCGCGACAGCGCTTGAGTTCTTCGAACAATATCTTATACGTAGCTGGCAGCAATTATGTCGCGATGTTCAGTTATCCGGCTCTTTCTCCGATCGGAACGATTTCCCCAGGCTATACGCTGGGCATCGGGTGTGCAGATAATCCTACGGGGTTCATTTACTTTACGGCCAATCCAAACAGCGGATCTCCTCGTCTAGATCAGTACGTCATCGGTGGCACGACCAAAGTCGGCGGAATTCAGCCTGCGAAGCGCTCAACAATTGTCGGATGTGCTGCGGACCCCACGACTGGTAATCTGGCGGTACTATACACGAATAGTAATTCTAGTTACGTCAGAGTGTTCCGACCAGGCTCAAAAAAGGGTACTAAATATTCGCAAACGCTAGTCAACACGCTTTACTCATCCACTTACGATGGTGC
This Candidatus Eremiobacterota bacterium DNA region includes the following protein-coding sequences:
- a CDS encoding alkaline phosphatase family protein, with translation MTISDKIKHVVLLMLENRSFDHLCGYLRMVDSRIEGLLGTEYNELDPSGGDSVKVVVSDDAPYVPDLLPSPGHEVPDVHTQLYAGGDGSTIANRGFIKNYFEQGVPSANAGRVMKCFSPERLPVITALAREFALCDRWHSSLPGPTWPNRLFVHCATSGGFADNTARQYSMTSIFERLSDQQLDSWRIYFHDTPQTFMLERLRNARYLRFFEHFDAFIRDCRDGTLPRYSFIEPRYFSILGAAANDEHPDHGVLPGEQLIATVYNALRASEKWNQTLLVVTWDEHGGFYDHVAPPATVNPDGKVSPDCNFELLGLRVPTMRISPWISRGTVDHNVYDHSSVPATLKLIFGTSSFLTKRDELANTFEGNCLLPTWRTDTIERVAPASPPLANAFHASVQGVMSAIRPPTDLQRSLVNLANRIAPDQARSQYSLPTELQAANHVHEVTLRVLSPYAR